The genomic stretch GTTGGTGGATGCTGATATTTATGGACCTTCCATGCCGAAAATGTTCGGGTGTGAGGATGCCAGTCCTTATATGGTAGAAGTAGGAGGTAAGGAGTTGATCGAGCCGGTTGTGAAGTATGGAGTGAAGTTGTTGTCGATTGGTTTCTTCGTGGACCCCGATTCTGCAACCGTGTGGAGAGGACCGATGGCTTCCAATGCTTTAAAACAGATGGTAGAAGGCGGTTTCTGGGATGAACTGGACTTTATGCTGATTGACCTTCCTCCGGGAACAAGTGATATTCACTTGACTTTGGTACAAACCGTAGCTTTGAGTGGTGCAATTGTGGTTAGTACACCACAACAGGTGGCTTTGGCTGACGCCGTGAAGGGAATTAATATGTTTGAATCTCCGGGAATACAAGTTCCCGTGTTGGGATTGGTTGAGAATATGTCTTGGTTTACTCCTGCTGAGTTACCGGATAATAAATACTATATCTTCGGTAAAGAGGGAGCCAAGAAACTTGCTGACGAGAAGGGGTTGCGTCTTTTGGGACAAATTCCAATCGTGCAGAGTATTATGGAAGGAGGTGAGAATGGTAGCCCGGTTGCCTTGGATGAAGATAGTGTCACCGGACAGGCGTTTATAGAATTGGCTCGTAATGTAGCTCACGCTGTGGATGAAACAGGAGAGACCGCAAAACGAGTTCGGGTAACGAAATAATGGAGAAAGGGGCTTGAAAAAGCCCCTTTCAAATTCTTTTACACGTTGCATTTATACAAATCACGGCAAACGTGATAAATTCTGCCACGGCTACTGCTAGCCAGATCCCTTTGACTCCTAACCATAATGGCAGGAGGAAGAAACAGATTACGGGTAATATGATTCCTCTTAAAACGGTAAATATCGTTGATAGTCGTGACTTTTCGATACTCATGTAATACCCGATAGTGGTGATGTTGATTCCGAAGAAAACATAGCATATCGAGAAAAAGGGAATTCCATATACGGCATACTTCCAGGCATAGTTTGTGTGGTCCGCAATGAACAGGGATGCGATTTGTTCCCGTAGTAAAATCGTGAGGACCAAGAAAAACAAGCCTGTTGCAATTGTTGCAATCAATGCCAGCCGGAGTGCTTGTTGCGCACGTCCGTGTGCTGCATACCCGTGGTTGAAACTGATAATGGGTTGTGCCGATTGGATAATGGCATTGAAAACCATAAATATGATCGGGAAAAAGTAGCACATGATACTGAATGCTGCCACTCCGTTCGTACCGAGGTAACTCACGAACACATAGTTCCCGGTCAGCATCATCACACCGATGGCTGCCTCTCCCAGGAATGCCGAGAATCCCAGACGAATGATATATCCGCTATTACGTGCCGTGAGTTGTATACTCTTCCAGCTGAACTTTAATTTGCCGAGACGAACACGAGGTGAATAACGTAATAAATAGGCAACCATGAGAATACATCCCACGATTTCACCGATACCGGTAGCCACGGCGGCTCCCGTCAATCCCCATTTATACACGAATATAAATAGATAGTCGAGTATGATATTAATTACCGTGGAGATTGTCATACACCACATGGCTATTTTAGGTCCGTCAATACGGGTGAAGAAAGTAAGCACGCAGAGTGCCGTTTGGAACATGGCAAAAGCGGCATAAGCAATCAGGTATTCCCGTGCCAGCTCGATAATATCTTCGGGTGCTCCGAGGATTCGAGCGACAGATGTCGGGAAAGCCATGACAAGGATAGATACTAACGTCATGCCGATAAAAGAAACAAGCGTTGCTTGCGTGGCATTGATGTTGGCCACACGTTCTTTCCCCCGGGCCAGGTTGATTGATGCCACGATTGCCCCGCCCATACCAAACATTAATCCCATTCCGGCAGCGAACACGAATAACGGGGCAGCAATATTTACCGCGGCTAAAGCGTCGCTACCAATTCCACGACCGACGAAAACCCCGTCGGTGATCACGAATAAAGCCGAGAAAACCATACCCAGCAAGGTCGGGAATAGTTGTTTACAGAACAACTGTCCGACTTTCATTGAACCAAAATCTATACTGTCTCGTTGCATGTATATATAATTTTTTTAGCTCGGCAAAGGTAGGTCGAATAAAACGGAGAAAAATTAACATATGATAATTACGGATTATTTTGTGTACTTTTGTCGTAAAATAATGAATAAAGGGAGATTTTAGAATGTTGAAAAGTGCAAATGGAGTGCAGATGTTTGGAGACGTGGCACGGCGTAAACGCTATTTTTATGCTCTGTTGATGATTTTGCTGATGATTGGAGCTGCTGAATTGTTGATGGAAAGAGAGATTATTTTCCCGGAGATGGCAGCTTTGACAATAGGGATGTGGATCGTGGATAAGCGAGTGTGGAGAGTGAGCCGGATCGGTGTGGTCGTACTCATGACCCTGGGTGCCATTGCGGGGGTATGTATTGTGCGTTATTCTCCTTTCCCGTTACTTGCTAACCTGATGTTTGCGTTTGCTTTTGCTGCAATCTGCCTCACGTTATCCCGTGCGACTCTGGTACCGCAGATTTCAGCTTGTATGTTACCCGTGTTATTGGAAACGGAGAGTTGGGTCTATCCGGTAGCCGTGTTTATTATGTCGGTTATTGTTGTTGGAGGACAATGGGGTATGGAGAGAATGGGGTTACGGGAGAAGATTACTTACACGTCTGTGAGTGTAAATTGGAGGGAGGCTTTGGTACGGTGGGCGTTTTTATTGATGACGGTGGCAGCGGTTGTATTACTAGCTGTTTACACGGAGAATTTGTATTTTATTCTTCCCCCGTTAATCGTGACTTACGTGGAGTTTGCCAATTCAAAAGCCGGATTTCGTAATCGTCCCGTGCAAGTTTTATTGGTATTGTTTACGGCAGCCGTAGTCGGAGTGTTCTTTCAGGTCGTGGGACATGGGTACCTGCATTTACCTGAAGTTGTGGTCGTGTTTCCGATTTTTATTTGTATGTTCTTTTTGTTTGAATTCCTGGAAAAGTTTTTTGCCCCGGCGGGAGCTGTTGCCTTGATTCCGATGATTGTTCCCGAAGAGGGTTTATTTTGGCTGCCTTTGCAGGTGCTTGTGGGTGCTACGTTGTTTATCGGCTTGGCAATGATCTGTTTTCAGCGTTGTCTGTACTGGCCTCGGGCGCAGCTAATCGTGTGTCTGGTTCCACCTTTTATAAGGGATTTGAGGAAGAGGAGTTTGTAAGATTTATAAGGTTCATAAAGGTTATAAAGTACTCCACTAGGGAGTCACAACTTTACAAACCTTATGAACCTTATAAACTTTATGAACTAAAAGGGCTTTTCGCCCTTTATTTAATGTCTTGCTCTCGCTTTGATGATTTCGAAGAAATCTGCTGCTTTCAGGGATGCACCACCGATAAGTCCACCATCCACGTCCGGATTAGAGAAAATAGCATCGGCATTTCCAGCGTTACAGCTTCCTCCGTAAAGGATTGAAGTTTCGTCAGCTACGGCTTGTCCGTATTTCTCTGCTACAACAGAACGGATGAAGGCGTGCATTTCTTGTGCCTGATCGGGAGTAGCGGTTTTACCAGTACCGATAGCCCAAACCGGTTCGTAAGCGATTACCACGTGAGCGAATTGTTCCGGGGCAAGATTGAAGAGTCCGTCGGTCAACTGTTGTTTCACGACTTCGAAATGTTTCTCGGTTTCTCTTTCTTCCAACACTTCACCCACGCAGAAGATGATTTCCAATTTGCTTTCTAGGGCTTGTGCAACCTTCTTCACGAGAATAGGGCTTGTTTCGCCATAGTAACTTCTTCTTTCGGAGTGTCCTAAGATCACGCATTTTGCTCCGGTGGATGCGATCATTTCGGCTGAGATTTCACCCGTGTAGGCTCCGGCTTTTTCCGTTGCACAGTTTTGTGCAGCAACCATAATGGAAGATTCCGTAATGTTATGAGCCACTTTTGCCAAGTGGATAAAGGGAGTACCGAGAACAACGAGAACGCCTTCCCCGCCTTCTTTATATCTCACGTAATCATTCACTTCTCTAGCCAATTCAACTCCTTCAGCGAAGGTTTTGTTCATTTTCCAGTTACCTGCTACAATCTTTTTTCTCATATCTTTATGTTTTGAATTGTTTGTGCTTAATTGTTTCTTTTCCCTTTTCTACGTGGAATCAGTAAATATGCTACAAAGAAAAGAAGGATAATGGAGTAAACCAAATAAATTCGTTGCATTTGTTCCCTTGAATAAACGCAATAAGCTGTCAAGTCGGTATCCTGTAATTCTTTCACGTCGGGAACATCTTTTCCGGCCCATTTGTCGAGAATTGTGCCTTCCCGGAGGATGATCACGCCGGGATTGGAGCGAATCATGGTTTTTAACTGAATCTCGTCAGCTGTACAAAATTCGTAGGGAACGTGATACCGCTTTTTATATGTTTCAATGTCTCGTTCAGAGGATGAGGTTAACCCATAGAAACGAATTCCTTTCTCTTGGGCATACTCTGCCAGTCGGTTGATAGCGGGTTGGTATTGCACGTCACTCTGGGTAAGGTTGTATGCTACGGCGAGGATCGTGTGATTATCATCTTCTAGGATTTCTTCTGTGATGTTACCAAGCGTGGGGTGTTCGATTACAAGATCATGAATCGGTGTGATATACCCTTTCTTTACCAGTCGCTCCGAGCTACTTTCGTATTCCCAGTTCAGCGTGTCTTGCCACGGGTAGTTTTCTTCCGTGAAAGACTGGACTTCTCCGGTTTGCTTGTTTTTGTACTTTAACGTGACTTCGTATTGATCCGGTTCGGTTCCTTCGGGAAGTCTCATGCCTTCTGTGATGTTTTTGCCGACAGCGTAAGGACGGAAATCCAGTACGGGTAGGTGACGATAGCAATAAACGGAAAGACATAACATTCCGGCTCCTGCCAAGGCTAGAAACGAGAATTGTCCCACCAAGGGAAGCGATGATTTGTATTCTTTGCGATACACGAAGATCATGATGGCCAATAGGAGCAAAATGATATTCTTCCAAAAGGTTTGCCAGTTCGTTAGGAGCGTGGCATCCCCGAAACAACCGCAGTCACTCACAGGATTCGTCAGTGCCGACACGAGGGTCAACGGGGTGAAAAAAAACATAAATAATAGGGAACCCCATGCCATACGGGATACCCATAAATTGAACAACAGGGCGATTCCGATCAGAAATTCTGCCAGCGAGAGGGCGAAAGAGAAAAACAACGTGGTTGCGTTCATCCAGCCCATACCGAAAGCGTTGAAGTAGTCAGTGAATTTGTAATCAGATCCTAACGGGTCAATTCCTTTCACGAATCCGGAATAGATGAATACTATCCCGACAATAATCCTGCACAGGTTTTTGACGAGTCTCATGTTTGTTTATTTTCCGGTTAGACCTTACTCTTGTTCCACGACAAGGCGAATCAACCCGAAAACGGCGTAATTTACCATGTCGAAGTAATTTGCATCGATACCTTCCGATATGATCGTGGTACCTTGGTGATCTTCTATCTGTTTTGTACGGTTGATCTTCATTAGAATCAAGTCGGTGTACGAGCTGACCCGCATTTCCCGCCAGGCTTCATCGTAATCGTGATTCTTGGCAAGCATCAGTTCCTTTGCTTTGTGAAAATAATTCTGATACAGGCGAAGGACTTCATCTTGGGGGGTGTCGTTACCCGGTCCGAGTTGGAGTTGGATCAATCCCATAATGGAATAGTTGATGATTCCGATAAATTCGGGAACAATGCCTTCCCCGACTTTGGTGATCCCCTTTTCTTCAATACTGCGTATACGGTTTGCTTTGATATATATCTGGTCCGTGATGGAGGTGGGACGGAGTATTCTCCAAGCTGTCCCGTAATCCTGCATTTTCTTCACGAAGATATCCTGACATATATCTATCACTTTATCATATTCTTGTGCTGTATTTGGCATACTCTATTTATTTTTGATAATGAAATCTGAAAAATAAATTGTTAATTTGTCCTGTAAAAGTACTCAAATAATTGAATATTGAAAATCGAAAGTTGAAAATTATGACACATATAACGATCGGAGCGGAAAAGGTTAGCCTGGAGAAACCCGTGGTGATGGGAATCTTGAACGTGACACCGGATTCTTTTTATGACGGGGGAAAGTACACGAGTGAATTGAAGATCATGGAACGGGTGGATGAAATCGTGGAACAAGGTGCCGGGATTATTGATGTCGGGGCATATTCAACCCGCCCGGGGGCTGCGTTCGTGGATGCTCAGGAGGAGTTATCCCGGTTGAGTTTTGCCGTGGAATTGATTCGCAAGTACCACCCGCATCTCCCGGTGTCGATCGACACGTTCCGTGCCGATGTGGCCAAGGAGATCAGTCATTGTCTCGGACCGATAATCATTAATGATATTTCCGGGGGAACGATGGATGATAAGATGTTCGAGACTGTGGCAGAATTAGGACTTCCTTATATCATGATGCATATTCAGGGAACACCTCAGGATATGCAGGTAAACCCTCATTATGATGACGTCGTGCGTGAGGTCCGGGAGTTTTTTACGGAACGGATTGCTCGTTTAAATGCTCTGGGATTTAATAATATAATATTGGATCAAGGATTTGGTTTTGGAAAGACCGTGGCCCATAATTATGAGTTGATGGATAAAATGGATTCCTTCCTAGATTTGGGGTACCCTTTGTTGGTGGGAATATCTCGGAAATCAATGATCTGGCGGTTATTGGAGATTACACCCCAAGAAGCATTAAATGGAACAACCGTACTGAATACGATCTCCCTGTTGAAGGGAGCGCATATTCTCCGGGTTCATGATGTGCGAGAAGCCGTGGAAACCGTGAAAATCGTGGAGACAATGAAAATGAGTTTATAAAATTGGTATAGTCTGAAGGTTCGTAAGGTCCATAACGTTCATAAGGTCCATTGCTCTTTGTGGGGCGCTTTGTCAACAATTGCACACGCTACCTTTTAACCCTCCCCCTGTGTAAGGGGGAGTTGGAGGGGGTAGTTTGTCTGTATAAAACAAGACTTTACAAACCTTATAAACTTTACGAACTATTTCAGTTGTTTGTAGAATAGCGGGTGGATGACCTGCCATAGTACAATTCCGGCGGTGACGGATATGTTGAATGAATGTTTGGTTCCGAACTGGGGGATCTCGATACAGTCATCCGAAAGATCAACTACTTCCTGTTGCACGCCTTTTACCTCGTTTCCGAAGATGAAAGCATATTTTCGTCCGCTTTCGATGGCGAATTGTTCCAGAGAAATACTGTTTTCCACTTGTTCCACGGATAGAATCGTGTACCCTTCGTTTTTCAATGCCTGAACCGCATCGGTGGTTTCTTCGAAATACTCCCAGTCCACGCTTTCTTCTGCTCCGAGGGCCGTTTTGTGTATTTCCCGATGGGGTGGTGTTGCCGTGATACCACAAAGATATATCTTGGAAAGCCGGAAAGCGTCGGATGTGCGGAACACGGAACCGATGTTATTCAAGCTGCGCACGTTGTCCAGTACAACCACGATCGGGAGTTTTTCAGCGTCTTTATACTCTTCCGTGGTGAGTCGGTTCAGTTCTTCATTGAGGAGTTTACGAGACATGATAATGACTGATTTTCAATTTTTAATTGCTTCACCGATGAGAGTTGCAGGGGTACATTCCGTGACACGAACCTGAACGAGTTCACCAACTTTAGCCCCGTTATCCGGGAAGACGATCACCTTGTTTTGGCTGCTGCGACCGAAAAGTTCATCCGATTTTTTCTTAGAAACACCTTCCACGAGTACCTCGAATACTTTACCCACGTCTTTCAAGTTGCTTTGGTGAGAAATCTCCACCTGCATATCAATTAGTTCCTGTAAACGGCGTCCTTTTACTTCCTCGTCCACGTTATCCGGCAAGTTACGAGAGGCCATGGTACCCGGACGTTCCGAGTATTTGAACATGAAGGCAGAGTCGAACATAACCTCTTTCATCAAGTCAAGGGTTTGTTGGTAATCTTCCTCGCTTTCGTTGTGGAACCCGACGAACACGTCCGTGGAAATCCCGCAATCGGGGACGATCTCACGGATGGCACGAATCCGGTCAAGGTACCATTCACGGGTATATTTTCGGTTCATGTCCTTCAGAACGGAATTACTCCCGGATTGGAAGGGCAGATGGATATGTTTGCAAATGTTGGAATGGGTGGCAATCGCACGTAGAATGTCGTCATTCATGTCTTTCGGGTGTGAGGTGGCAAAACGGATACGCATATTGGGTACCGTTTGCGCTACCATGGCAAGCAGAGCTGGGAAATTCACTTCCTGATTATCTCCCCGCCAGAGATATGAATTTACATTCTGACCGAGTAGTGTCACTTCCTTGTAACCTTTGGATTGAAGGTCTAGAACTTCATTGACAATACTTCTGGGACTTCGGCTACGCTCGCGGCCCCGGGTGTACGGAACGATGCAATAGGTACAGAAATTATTACATCCCCTCATGATGGAAACGAATCCTGAAATGGCTGTTTCGTCAATTCGGGAAGGGCAGATGTCCTTGTAGGTTTCCGTGGTGGAGAGTTCGATGTTGATGGCTTTCTCGCCTTTTTCGGCTTTCTCGATTAAAGAAGGGAGGTCCATGTATGCGTCGGGACCAACCACGATATTCACGTTTTTCTCCTGTTCAAAAAGAGCCTCTCCCAAACGTTCTGCCATACATCCCATGATGGCGACCAGCACGTGTGGATTCTTTT from Butyricimonas virosa encodes the following:
- a CDS encoding Mrp/NBP35 family ATP-binding protein, which encodes MQEIVKEIRDVLSEVKYPGTSKSIVALDMVQNIKAEDGKVDFRLVFQKSNDPFVGTVRKKCESLLKEKLGYTTVEIETVFVHDLEKPLALEKVKHIVAVSSGKGGVGKSTVASNLAVALAKLGYKVGLVDADIYGPSMPKMFGCEDASPYMVEVGGKELIEPVVKYGVKLLSIGFFVDPDSATVWRGPMASNALKQMVEGGFWDELDFMLIDLPPGTSDIHLTLVQTVALSGAIVVSTPQQVALADAVKGINMFESPGIQVPVLGLVENMSWFTPAELPDNKYYIFGKEGAKKLADEKGLRLLGQIPIVQSIMEGGENGSPVALDEDSVTGQAFIELARNVAHAVDETGETAKRVRVTK
- a CDS encoding MATE family efflux transporter, translating into MQRDSIDFGSMKVGQLFCKQLFPTLLGMVFSALFVITDGVFVGRGIGSDALAAVNIAAPLFVFAAGMGLMFGMGGAIVASINLARGKERVANINATQATLVSFIGMTLVSILVMAFPTSVARILGAPEDIIELAREYLIAYAAFAMFQTALCVLTFFTRIDGPKIAMWCMTISTVINIILDYLFIFVYKWGLTGAAVATGIGEIVGCILMVAYLLRYSPRVRLGKLKFSWKSIQLTARNSGYIIRLGFSAFLGEAAIGVMMLTGNYVFVSYLGTNGVAAFSIMCYFFPIIFMVFNAIIQSAQPIISFNHGYAAHGRAQQALRLALIATIATGLFFLVLTILLREQIASLFIADHTNYAWKYAVYGIPFFSICYVFFGINITTIGYYMSIEKSRLSTIFTVLRGIILPVICFFLLPLWLGVKGIWLAVAVAEFITFAVICINATCKRI
- a CDS encoding HPP family protein, with amino-acid sequence MLKSANGVQMFGDVARRKRYFYALLMILLMIGAAELLMEREIIFPEMAALTIGMWIVDKRVWRVSRIGVVVLMTLGAIAGVCIVRYSPFPLLANLMFAFAFAAICLTLSRATLVPQISACMLPVLLETESWVYPVAVFIMSVIVVGGQWGMERMGLREKITYTSVSVNWREALVRWAFLLMTVAAVVLLAVYTENLYFILPPLIVTYVEFANSKAGFRNRPVQVLLVLFTAAVVGVFFQVVGHGYLHLPEVVVVFPIFICMFFLFEFLEKFFAPAGAVALIPMIVPEEGLFWLPLQVLVGATLFIGLAMICFQRCLYWPRAQLIVCLVPPFIRDLRKRSL
- the tpiA gene encoding triose-phosphate isomerase, which produces MRKKIVAGNWKMNKTFAEGVELAREVNDYVRYKEGGEGVLVVLGTPFIHLAKVAHNITESSIMVAAQNCATEKAGAYTGEISAEMIASTGAKCVILGHSERRSYYGETSPILVKKVAQALESKLEIIFCVGEVLEERETEKHFEVVKQQLTDGLFNLAPEQFAHVVIAYEPVWAIGTGKTATPDQAQEMHAFIRSVVAEKYGQAVADETSILYGGSCNAGNADAIFSNPDVDGGLIGGASLKAADFFEIIKARARH
- a CDS encoding BT_3928 family protein, which translates into the protein MRLVKNLCRIIVGIVFIYSGFVKGIDPLGSDYKFTDYFNAFGMGWMNATTLFFSFALSLAEFLIGIALLFNLWVSRMAWGSLLFMFFFTPLTLVSALTNPVSDCGCFGDATLLTNWQTFWKNIILLLLAIMIFVYRKEYKSSLPLVGQFSFLALAGAGMLCLSVYCYRHLPVLDFRPYAVGKNITEGMRLPEGTEPDQYEVTLKYKNKQTGEVQSFTEENYPWQDTLNWEYESSSERLVKKGYITPIHDLVIEHPTLGNITEEILEDDNHTILAVAYNLTQSDVQYQPAINRLAEYAQEKGIRFYGLTSSSERDIETYKKRYHVPYEFCTADEIQLKTMIRSNPGVIILREGTILDKWAGKDVPDVKELQDTDLTAYCVYSREQMQRIYLVYSIILLFFVAYLLIPRRKGKRNN
- a CDS encoding DUF1599 domain-containing protein — its product is MPNTAQEYDKVIDICQDIFVKKMQDYGTAWRILRPTSITDQIYIKANRIRSIEEKGITKVGEGIVPEFIGIINYSIMGLIQLQLGPGNDTPQDEVLRLYQNYFHKAKELMLAKNHDYDEAWREMRVSSYTDLILMKINRTKQIEDHQGTTIISEGIDANYFDMVNYAVFGLIRLVVEQE
- the folP gene encoding dihydropteroate synthase, encoding MTHITIGAEKVSLEKPVVMGILNVTPDSFYDGGKYTSELKIMERVDEIVEQGAGIIDVGAYSTRPGAAFVDAQEELSRLSFAVELIRKYHPHLPVSIDTFRADVAKEISHCLGPIIINDISGGTMDDKMFETVAELGLPYIMMHIQGTPQDMQVNPHYDDVVREVREFFTERIARLNALGFNNIILDQGFGFGKTVAHNYELMDKMDSFLDLGYPLLVGISRKSMIWRLLEITPQEALNGTTVLNTISLLKGAHILRVHDVREAVETVKIVETMKMSL
- a CDS encoding RNA methyltransferase, with the protein product MSRKLLNEELNRLTTEEYKDAEKLPIVVVLDNVRSLNNIGSVFRTSDAFRLSKIYLCGITATPPHREIHKTALGAEESVDWEYFEETTDAVQALKNEGYTILSVEQVENSISLEQFAIESGRKYAFIFGNEVKGVQQEVVDLSDDCIEIPQFGTKHSFNISVTAGIVLWQVIHPLFYKQLK
- the miaB gene encoding tRNA (N6-isopentenyl adenosine(37)-C2)-methylthiotransferase MiaB, which translates into the protein MKVKKFYIETYGCQMNVADSEVVAAILEDKGYQRTQEKSEADVILVNTCSVRENAEQRVRGRVQGFSEVKKKNPHVLVAIMGCMAERLGEALFEQEKNVNIVVGPDAYMDLPSLIEKAEKGEKAINIELSTTETYKDICPSRIDETAISGFVSIMRGCNNFCTYCIVPYTRGRERSRSPRSIVNEVLDLQSKGYKEVTLLGQNVNSYLWRGDNQEVNFPALLAMVAQTVPNMRIRFATSHPKDMNDDILRAIATHSNICKHIHLPFQSGSNSVLKDMNRKYTREWYLDRIRAIREIVPDCGISTDVFVGFHNESEEDYQQTLDLMKEVMFDSAFMFKYSERPGTMASRNLPDNVDEEVKGRRLQELIDMQVEISHQSNLKDVGKVFEVLVEGVSKKKSDELFGRSSQNKVIVFPDNGAKVGELVQVRVTECTPATLIGEAIKN